The Xenorhabdus doucetiae genome has a window encoding:
- the dam gene encoding adenine-specific DNA-methyltransferase, producing the protein MKKKRAFLKWAGGKYPLVDDIKRHLPEGDCLIEPFVGAGSVFLNTDYDSYILSDINNDLINLYNAVKSRADEFITHVRPLFSPEFNTAENFYRLREEFNKSKDPFRRSMLFLYLNRHCYNGLCRYNSRGEFNVPFGRYKKPYFPQDELYWFAEKSKKATFICQHYEIALNNASKGSVVYCDPPYAPLSATANFTAYHTNSFNLLDQENLANIAYHLSSQKGIPVLISNHDTPMTREWYYQASLYIVKARRTISRNILARSKVDELLALYCQK; encoded by the coding sequence ATGAAAAAAAAACGCGCTTTCTTAAAATGGGCCGGTGGAAAATATCCCTTGGTAGATGATATTAAACGTCATCTGCCAGAGGGTGATTGCTTGATTGAGCCATTTGTTGGCGCAGGCTCGGTATTTCTCAATACCGATTATGATTCTTACATTTTGTCAGATATCAATAACGATCTGATCAATCTGTACAATGCCGTAAAATCTCGGGCGGATGAATTTATTACGCATGTCCGTCCATTATTCTCACCGGAGTTCAACACTGCCGAAAACTTCTATCGCCTGAGGGAAGAGTTCAACAAAAGCAAAGATCCCTTTCGTCGCAGTATGCTGTTTCTTTACCTGAACCGTCACTGCTATAACGGCCTTTGTCGCTATAATTCACGCGGTGAGTTTAACGTTCCTTTCGGGCGTTATAAAAAACCTTATTTTCCTCAAGATGAACTTTACTGGTTTGCAGAAAAGTCCAAAAAAGCCACTTTTATCTGCCAGCATTACGAAATCGCATTGAACAATGCCTCAAAGGGTTCGGTGGTTTATTGTGATCCCCCGTATGCCCCACTTTCGGCCACGGCTAATTTTACCGCCTACCATACAAATAGTTTTAACCTTCTCGATCAGGAAAATCTGGCGAATATCGCCTATCATCTCTCGTCGCAAAAAGGTATTCCAGTGCTCATCTCCAACCATGACACGCCAATGACACGGGAATGGTACTATCAGGCTTCCCTTTACATTGTTAAGGCCCGCCGGACAATAAGTAGAAATATTCTTGCCCGAAGTAAAGTTGATGAGCTTTTGGCGTTATACTGCCAGAAGTGA
- the aroK gene encoding shikimate kinase AroK, with the protein MAEKRNIFLVGPMGAGKSTIGRQLAQQLNMEFYDSDQEIERRTGADVGWVFDVEGEEGFRDREEKIINELTEKQGIVLATGGGSVKSKETRNRLSARGVVVYLETTIEKQLARTQRDKKRPLLQVDAPAREVLENLADERNPLYEEIADVTIRTDEQSAKVVANQIIELLEKN; encoded by the coding sequence ATGGCAGAGAAACGCAATATCTTTCTGGTTGGGCCTATGGGTGCCGGCAAAAGCACTATTGGTCGTCAGTTAGCTCAGCAACTCAATATGGAGTTTTACGACTCTGATCAAGAAATTGAGCGACGTACCGGAGCTGACGTGGGCTGGGTATTTGATGTGGAAGGCGAAGAAGGCTTCCGCGACCGCGAAGAAAAAATAATTAACGAACTGACTGAAAAACAAGGCATCGTATTGGCTACCGGAGGGGGTTCTGTTAAGTCGAAAGAAACCCGCAATCGCCTGTCTGCCCGTGGTGTGGTCGTCTATTTAGAAACAACCATCGAAAAACAGTTAGCTCGTACCCAGCGCGATAAAAAACGCCCTTTACTTCAAGTTGATGCACCAGCACGAGAAGTTTTAGAAAACTTGGCTGATGAGCGCAATCCTCTTTATGAGGAAATTGCTGACGTGACTATTCGCACGGATGAGCAAAGCGCCAAAGTCGTCGCTAACCAAATCATTGAACTACTGGAAAAAAACTGA
- a CDS encoding PilN domain-containing protein: MMYQVNFLPWRQKKLKRRSRIWGALLCLQLILWATVLVFISTLQTNQIRQYRGQLTEITHQSAQLQQAIRTADQAVQQHHQLSQQLRKKRIFMEQNQRYLQLFRQLPHLLPENSWLTAFSDDSGQLIFTARSQDYTDISDLLDSLTDDTSLINVQLKKMITTEDHFKVFTIDANWLMGEPDEK, from the coding sequence ATGATGTATCAGGTCAACTTCTTACCTTGGCGGCAGAAAAAGCTGAAACGCCGGTCTCGAATATGGGGAGCACTGCTTTGCTTACAACTGATATTGTGGGCAACAGTATTGGTATTTATTTCCACGCTACAAACCAACCAGATTAGACAATATCGCGGACAATTAACGGAGATCACTCACCAATCGGCTCAATTACAACAAGCAATCAGAACAGCAGACCAAGCGGTGCAACAACATCATCAATTGTCACAACAATTACGGAAAAAACGCATATTCATGGAACAGAATCAACGCTATTTACAGCTATTTCGTCAACTTCCCCATTTGTTACCTGAGAACAGTTGGCTGACTGCATTTAGTGACGACAGTGGGCAATTAATTTTTACTGCCCGCAGTCAGGACTATACGGATATCTCAGATTTGTTGGATAGCCTGACTGACGACACTTCGCTTATCAATGTGCAACTGAAAAAAATGATCACGACGGAAGATCATTTCAAGGTTTTTACCATTGATGCCAATTGGTTGATGGGAGAGCCAGATGAGAAATAA
- a CDS encoding phosphoglycolate phosphatase: MKNNVVKGIRAIAFDLDGTLVDSAGGLAEALDQALNTKGLPAAGKERVAVWIGNGADVMVERALMWAGAELSPELHNETRKLFDKYYETSVTTGSQLFPHVKETLAELAKYPLPMAIVTNKPTPFVAPLLESLGISEYFSLVLGGDDVKEKKPHPAPLYLTMGMFGLHKEELLFVGDSRNDILAAQAAGCPCVGLTYGYNYGESIALSQPNYVLDHFSDLLPTIGLSTLEPLSTLKIQDA, encoded by the coding sequence ATGAAAAATAACGTCGTAAAAGGAATTCGGGCCATTGCATTTGATTTGGATGGCACTCTGGTGGATAGTGCGGGAGGTTTGGCTGAGGCTCTGGATCAAGCCCTGAATACCAAAGGCTTACCCGCTGCGGGCAAAGAACGCGTTGCTGTCTGGATTGGCAATGGGGCTGATGTCATGGTTGAACGTGCATTAATGTGGGCGGGGGCAGAACTGTCTCCCGAATTGCATAATGAAACACGCAAGCTGTTTGATAAATATTATGAAACTAGCGTAACCACGGGCAGCCAACTGTTTCCTCACGTCAAAGAGACTTTAGCAGAACTAGCAAAATACCCTTTGCCAATGGCGATTGTGACAAATAAACCAACCCCCTTTGTTGCGCCATTGCTGGAATCATTGGGTATCAGTGAATACTTTTCATTGGTGCTGGGTGGTGATGATGTTAAAGAGAAAAAGCCTCATCCCGCACCACTTTATCTAACGATGGGGATGTTTGGCCTGCATAAAGAAGAATTGCTTTTTGTTGGTGATTCCCGTAATGATATTTTGGCGGCACAAGCCGCGGGTTGCCCTTGTGTTGGCTTAACCTATGGATATAACTACGGAGAATCGATAGCATTGAGCCAGCCAAATTATGTATTGGACCATTTTTCGGATTTACTCCCAACTATTGGGCTATCCACTTTGGAACCCTTATCTACTCTGAAAATACAGGACGCTTAA
- the sodA gene encoding superoxide dismutase [Mn], whose product MSYSLPSLPYSYDALEPHFDKQTMEIHHTKHHQTYVTNTNSALEAFPGLSKLDIDDLIQQLDKIPADKRTFVRNNAGGHSNHSLFWKGLKLGTVLDGVLKVAIERDFGSVDSFKEKFEQAAATRFGSGWAWLVLKEDGKLAVVSTANQDSPLMGEEIAGASGYPIVGLDVWEHAYYLKYQNRRPDYIKAFWHVVNWDEAARRYEEKIK is encoded by the coding sequence ATGAGCTATTCATTGCCTTCTCTACCTTACTCTTATGATGCACTAGAGCCTCATTTCGATAAACAAACGATGGAAATTCACCATACTAAACACCATCAGACGTATGTCACTAACACGAATAGTGCTCTGGAAGCCTTCCCAGGATTAAGCAAACTTGATATTGATGATCTGATCCAGCAGCTTGATAAAATTCCAGCCGACAAACGCACTTTTGTTCGCAACAATGCGGGTGGTCACTCAAACCACAGCTTGTTTTGGAAAGGGCTAAAATTAGGCACAGTATTGGATGGTGTTTTGAAGGTCGCGATTGAGCGTGATTTTGGCAGTGTTGACAGTTTCAAAGAAAAATTTGAGCAAGCGGCAGCAACGCGCTTTGGCTCTGGCTGGGCATGGTTGGTGCTGAAAGAAGATGGCAAGCTTGCTGTTGTTTCAACCGCCAATCAGGATAGCCCGCTTATGGGTGAAGAAATCGCAGGGGCTTCTGGTTACCCGATAGTGGGTCTGGATGTCTGGGAACATGCTTATTACCTGAAATATCAGAATCGCCGTCCTGATTACATCAAAGCATTTTGGCACGTAGTCAATTGGGACGAAGCAGCAAGGCGTTACGAAGAAAAAATTAAGTAA
- the pilM gene encoding type IV pilus biogenesis protein PilM: MYPPKWYIGLDVQDHDIRALAAIKRRDGWQLRHCWQYRLSSETISGGRLQDPEKLLHILIQWRKILPKNLNLRFALPVQQTLQKQIALPGQTALQEPELGWFVHASAGKQFPVSDLALDYRVHGQQICISATRQKDLNLWLNLFSEINLSLDAIDIAPCALRYAAKLAGVPDDSWLVHKRMTDWLWVAPADRPFSYGLIAAQPDRHLVQVINQLPITPETEGYTLYYSDEAQPTSIKAISVKTTSTPTLTSVSTESANSWQLLMAFRHYHPPLPDKMNAFIIAAGLALRPSDQ, translated from the coding sequence ATGTATCCACCTAAATGGTATATCGGACTGGATGTCCAAGATCATGACATTCGCGCCCTTGCCGCTATTAAACGCCGTGACGGTTGGCAACTTCGGCATTGCTGGCAATATCGCTTATCCAGCGAGACTATTTCAGGAGGACGGTTACAAGATCCTGAAAAATTACTTCACATTTTAATCCAATGGCGAAAAATATTACCCAAGAATCTTAATCTAAGATTCGCCCTGCCTGTTCAACAAACTTTGCAGAAACAAATTGCCTTACCTGGTCAAACTGCCTTGCAGGAACCGGAACTTGGCTGGTTTGTACATGCCAGTGCTGGAAAACAATTTCCTGTCAGCGATCTGGCGCTGGATTATCGTGTGCATGGTCAGCAGATTTGCATCAGCGCAACCCGTCAAAAAGACCTCAATCTCTGGCTGAACCTGTTCTCAGAGATCAATTTATCCCTTGATGCTATTGATATTGCACCTTGTGCACTGCGTTATGCCGCCAAACTGGCGGGCGTACCTGACGACAGTTGGTTAGTTCACAAACGTATGACAGACTGGCTATGGGTCGCCCCTGCCGACCGACCTTTCAGCTATGGTTTGATAGCGGCACAACCGGATCGCCATCTGGTTCAGGTCATCAATCAACTCCCCATAACCCCAGAAACAGAAGGTTATACCCTTTATTACAGTGACGAAGCGCAACCGACATCAATCAAAGCGATATCAGTAAAAACAACATCAACACCGACATTAACATCCGTATCAACAGAATCGGCTAATAGCTGGCAACTCTTGATGGCGTTTCGCCATTATCATCCTCCGCTACCAGACAAAATGAATGCGTTTATCATTGCCGCAGGTTTAGCGCTCAGGCCGAGTGATCAATGA
- the aroB gene encoding 3-dehydroquinate synthase, whose amino-acid sequence MEQVTVTLGERSYPITIAEGLFSDSEAFKPLQAGQQVMIVTNETLAPLYLEQVKSTLQRMDLRVNEVILPDGEQHKSLFVLNDIFSALLENNHGRDTTLIALGGGVIGDMTGFAAASYQRGVRFIQVPTTLLSQVDSSVGGKTGVNHPLGKNMIGAFYQPASVVVDLNCLKTLPVQELYSGLAEVIKYGIILDGEFFHWLEENIEKLLALDSQAMAYCIRRCCELKALVVAADEQERSGMRALLNLGHTFGHAIEAEMGYGVWLHGQAVAAGMVMAARVSERVGTFSKQDTQRIIRLLERAKLPVNGPESMSPDVYLPHMMRDKKVSAGKLHLVLPTAIGEAKLRSDIGKEVILDAIRLCQTSI is encoded by the coding sequence ATGGAACAAGTGACTGTTACGTTAGGTGAAAGAAGCTATCCAATTACCATAGCCGAAGGGCTATTTTCTGACAGTGAGGCATTCAAGCCCCTGCAAGCCGGTCAACAGGTTATGATAGTGACCAATGAAACGCTTGCTCCCCTGTATCTTGAACAGGTGAAATCCACATTGCAGAGAATGGATCTTCGGGTAAATGAAGTTATCTTACCTGACGGTGAACAGCACAAATCACTTTTCGTGCTCAATGACATTTTTTCCGCCTTGTTGGAAAATAATCATGGTCGTGACACAACACTTATCGCCCTTGGTGGTGGTGTAATCGGTGATATGACGGGGTTTGCCGCGGCTAGCTATCAACGCGGCGTTCGTTTCATCCAAGTACCCACCACACTGCTTTCTCAGGTTGACTCTTCCGTCGGTGGAAAAACAGGGGTCAACCACCCTCTCGGCAAAAACATGATAGGCGCTTTCTACCAGCCTGCCTCAGTTGTTGTCGATCTCAATTGTCTGAAAACATTACCGGTTCAAGAGTTGTATTCAGGTCTGGCTGAAGTCATTAAATACGGCATTATTCTGGATGGCGAGTTCTTTCACTGGCTTGAGGAAAATATTGAGAAATTACTGGCCCTCGACAGCCAAGCCATGGCCTATTGCATCCGTCGTTGCTGCGAACTTAAGGCGTTGGTTGTCGCGGCTGATGAGCAAGAGCGCAGTGGGATGCGTGCGCTGTTAAACCTCGGTCATACCTTTGGGCATGCGATTGAGGCTGAAATGGGTTATGGCGTCTGGCTGCATGGCCAAGCGGTTGCTGCGGGTATGGTGATGGCAGCCAGGGTATCTGAACGGGTCGGTACATTCTCAAAACAGGATACCCAACGTATCATCCGCTTGTTGGAGCGGGCAAAATTACCGGTTAATGGCCCTGAATCCATGTCCCCCGATGTCTATTTACCTCATATGATGCGTGACAAAAAAGTATCGGCCGGAAAACTGCATCTGGTTCTGCCGACCGCGATCGGGGAAGCAAAACTTCGTTCTGATATCGGGAAAGAAGTGATATTGGATGCCATCCGTCTATGTCAGACATCAATATGA
- a CDS encoding secretin N-terminal domain-containing protein, with protein MNRHPLILLSCLLLFLLPLLGFAGETFTEKAITEEEPNFDMPIRDPFQPPKDPVEYATEFSPTEQNEPEPEIEYQAMTLQYADAGQIAEQLQKNRPALLTKWGKVEHDPLTNSLILEDKFDAITRIKNWLKEVDTPQQQVQITAHIVTSSKEALHELGIHWGVNADPHNQALGLNRLNLHQPAGNQRHKLVLNTARIHANLLELELSALEQESQLDIIASPRLTASHQQTASIKQGSDIPYIVQDKDKTTVQFKEAVLGMEVTPHILRQGKIRLALKISQNAPGFPINQGGNENLAIDKQEIITQVTIRNGETLILGGIFQQKKTSSLQKVPYLSDLPLLGSLFNQKGEQHSRRELVIFITPQLTDI; from the coding sequence ATGAACCGCCATCCTTTGATTCTCCTAAGCTGTCTCTTACTGTTTTTATTACCTCTATTGGGTTTTGCCGGAGAAACGTTTACCGAAAAAGCTATTACCGAAGAAGAACCCAATTTCGACATGCCGATAAGAGATCCGTTCCAGCCTCCCAAAGACCCGGTAGAATACGCAACGGAATTTTCTCCCACAGAGCAAAATGAGCCAGAACCAGAGATCGAATATCAGGCAATGACCCTGCAATATGCCGATGCAGGGCAAATAGCCGAACAATTACAGAAAAATCGTCCCGCACTACTGACAAAATGGGGAAAAGTTGAACACGATCCCTTGACCAACAGCCTGATCTTGGAAGATAAATTTGATGCCATTACCCGGATCAAAAACTGGCTGAAAGAAGTTGATACTCCGCAGCAACAAGTGCAGATTACGGCTCATATCGTGACCAGCAGTAAGGAAGCCCTGCATGAATTGGGGATTCACTGGGGAGTGAACGCTGACCCACATAATCAAGCTCTAGGATTAAACCGCTTGAATCTACATCAACCTGCCGGTAACCAGCGCCACAAGTTGGTACTGAATACCGCCCGCATTCATGCAAACTTGCTGGAACTGGAACTCAGTGCATTGGAACAGGAAAGCCAGCTCGATATTATTGCCAGCCCACGGCTAACCGCCTCACACCAACAGACAGCCAGTATCAAGCAAGGTTCTGATATTCCTTATATTGTTCAGGACAAAGACAAAACCACCGTTCAATTTAAAGAGGCGGTATTGGGTATGGAAGTCACCCCTCATATTTTGCGGCAGGGGAAAATCCGGCTTGCGCTGAAAATCAGTCAGAATGCCCCCGGTTTTCCCATCAACCAAGGCGGAAATGAAAATCTGGCCATCGATAAACAAGAGATCATCACCCAAGTGACGATTAGAAACGGGGAAACGCTGATCCTTGGCGGGATCTTCCAACAGAAAAAAACCTCAAGTTTACAAAAAGTTCCTTACCTGTCAGACCTTCCCCTGTTGGGATCATTATTTAACCAAAAAGGAGAGCAACATAGCCGAAGGGAACTCGTAATTTTTATTACACCTCAACTGACTGATATTTAA
- the rpe gene encoding ribulose-phosphate 3-epimerase, with protein sequence MKKDFLIAPSILSADFARLGEDTAKVLAAGADVVHFDVMDNHYVPNLTIGPMVCQALRDYGITAPIDVHLMVKPVDRIIPDFAKAGATYITFHPEASEHLDRTLQLIKEHGCKAGLVFNPATSLSHLDYVLDKLDVILLMSVNPGFGGQSFIPETLKKLRQVRKIIDDSGYDIRLEVDGGIKPNNIAEAAQAGADMFVAGSAIFSQPDYKAVIDEMRRELSKAA encoded by the coding sequence ATGAAGAAAGACTTTCTGATTGCCCCATCCATTCTATCCGCAGATTTTGCCCGCTTAGGTGAAGATACCGCCAAGGTTTTGGCAGCTGGCGCTGATGTTGTGCACTTTGATGTCATGGATAACCATTACGTGCCCAATTTGACGATTGGCCCGATGGTCTGTCAGGCTCTACGCGATTATGGCATCACTGCGCCCATTGATGTTCACCTCATGGTAAAACCAGTTGATCGCATTATTCCTGATTTTGCCAAGGCGGGTGCAACCTACATCACTTTCCATCCTGAAGCGAGTGAACATCTCGATCGCACATTGCAACTTATCAAGGAACATGGCTGTAAAGCGGGCTTGGTCTTCAATCCGGCAACCTCCCTTAGCCATCTTGATTACGTATTGGATAAACTGGATGTGATCCTGTTGATGTCCGTCAATCCCGGTTTCGGCGGCCAGTCTTTTATTCCAGAAACACTGAAAAAACTGCGTCAAGTACGCAAAATTATTGATGACAGCGGCTATGATATCCGTCTTGAAGTTGATGGCGGCATCAAGCCCAATAATATTGCCGAGGCCGCTCAGGCCGGTGCGGATATGTTCGTTGCTGGCTCCGCTATTTTCAGTCAGCCAGATTATAAAGCGGTTATTGATGAGATGCGCCGCGAATTATCGAAGGCAGCATAA
- a CDS encoding SPOR domain-containing protein, translated as MDELKSENKQKTENELKPDTSDRSPQRSRSPFNQSKFAISRQQMMIGVGILVLLLLIIAISSALKSPTEHEKQQSSNAAEKSIDLSGSASLSSNPSDGEQEKPSEPTTHGAPREISPPPISSTPSKDLPPATGTGGYNQRIELPGDITDALNQQQSQINHSVQNNLAQPQVKPTEPAATPPAEHNKPEQVAPAKVAPPKIEKPKTEHQVREDNHAKTTTNTTNSRHTDRKSTADTGGDLLKASANRFTLQLSSASRSDTLTAFAKKNNLANYKVYETKRDSKPWFILIHGNYSSVSDAKRAISSLPADVQAKKPWVRKLQQVQQDLKK; from the coding sequence ATGGACGAATTAAAATCAGAAAACAAACAAAAAACAGAAAATGAATTAAAGCCGGATACTTCTGATCGCAGCCCTCAGCGCTCCAGAAGTCCCTTCAATCAATCTAAATTCGCCATCTCCCGCCAGCAAATGATGATCGGTGTTGGCATTCTGGTGCTTTTGCTTCTAATTATTGCTATCAGTTCCGCATTAAAATCGCCCACTGAGCATGAAAAACAGCAATCTTCAAATGCAGCAGAAAAGAGTATCGACCTGTCTGGCTCTGCTTCACTTTCTTCCAATCCCTCTGACGGTGAACAAGAAAAACCGTCAGAACCGACAACGCATGGCGCTCCTCGTGAAATCAGTCCGCCACCCATTAGCAGCACCCCAAGCAAAGATCTTCCTCCTGCAACCGGAACAGGCGGCTATAACCAGCGCATAGAGTTACCCGGCGATATTACTGATGCTTTGAATCAACAGCAAAGTCAGATTAATCATTCAGTGCAAAACAATCTGGCGCAACCACAGGTTAAACCCACTGAACCGGCGGCAACACCACCTGCCGAACACAACAAACCAGAGCAGGTTGCACCAGCAAAAGTTGCACCACCGAAAATAGAAAAACCCAAAACAGAGCATCAGGTCAGAGAAGATAATCACGCCAAAACAACGACCAACACAACGAATAGTCGTCATACCGATAGAAAGAGTACCGCTGATACTGGTGGTGATCTGCTGAAAGCATCTGCAAATCGATTCACACTACAATTGAGTAGTGCCAGCCGTTCTGATACCTTAACCGCTTTCGCGAAAAAAAATAACCTTGCTAATTACAAGGTTTATGAAACCAAACGCGATAGTAAACCTTGGTTTATCTTGATCCACGGTAATTACAGTTCTGTTTCTGATGCTAAAAGGGCCATTTCCTCACTGCCGGCAGACGTTCAGGCCAAAAAACCTTGGGTCAGAAAACTACAACAAGTTCAGCAAGATCTGAAAAAATAA
- the trpS gene encoding tryptophan--tRNA ligase translates to MNEPTVMKPNSQKPIVFSGAQPSGELTIGNYMGALRQWVQMQDEYDCIYCIVNQHAITVRQDPNELKNRTLDTLALYLACGIDPKKSTIFVQSHVPQHAQLSWVLNCYTYFGELSRMTQFKDKSARHAENINAGLFDYPVLMAADILLYQANQIPVGIDQKQHLELTRDLALRFNALYGDIFTVPESFIPQGGARVMALQDPNKKMSKSDDNRNNLIALLEDPKSVVKKIKRAVTDSDEPPRVRYDLENKPGVSNLLDILAGVTGKTIPELEAEFEGKMYGHLKGAVADAVSEMLTGLQERFHHFRNDEALLNQIMADGAAKAQARAQATLDKVYEAVGFIAHP, encoded by the coding sequence ATGAATGAACCCACGGTAATGAAACCAAACTCCCAAAAACCTATTGTATTCAGCGGCGCACAACCCTCCGGTGAATTAACCATCGGTAACTATATGGGGGCGTTACGCCAGTGGGTTCAAATGCAAGATGAATATGATTGCATCTATTGCATCGTTAACCAGCATGCTATTACTGTGCGTCAAGATCCCAATGAGCTGAAAAACCGCACACTGGATACGCTGGCACTTTATCTTGCCTGTGGCATTGATCCAAAGAAAAGCACTATTTTCGTTCAGTCGCATGTCCCACAACATGCCCAGTTGAGCTGGGTGCTGAACTGCTATACTTACTTTGGTGAACTTAGCCGTATGACTCAGTTCAAGGATAAATCAGCCCGTCATGCAGAAAATATCAATGCCGGTTTGTTTGATTATCCGGTCTTAATGGCTGCTGACATTTTGCTTTATCAGGCCAACCAGATCCCTGTGGGCATTGACCAGAAACAACATCTTGAATTGACCCGTGATTTGGCACTGCGTTTTAACGCTTTATACGGTGATATTTTTACTGTTCCAGAATCATTCATTCCACAAGGCGGCGCCCGCGTGATGGCATTGCAAGATCCGAATAAGAAAATGTCGAAATCGGATGATAACCGCAATAACCTGATTGCCCTGTTGGAAGATCCTAAATCTGTCGTCAAGAAAATCAAACGCGCAGTTACCGATTCTGATGAACCGCCTCGCGTGCGTTATGATCTGGAAAACAAACCCGGTGTTTCCAATTTGTTGGATATTCTTGCTGGTGTAACCGGTAAAACAATCCCTGAATTAGAGGCTGAGTTTGAAGGTAAAATGTACGGCCATTTGAAAGGCGCTGTTGCAGATGCTGTAAGTGAAATGCTGACTGGCTTACAGGAACGTTTCCACCATTTCCGTAATGATGAAGCATTACTGAACCAAATCATGGCAGACGGGGCCGCTAAAGCCCAGGCTCGTGCTCAGGCAACGTTGGATAAGGTTTATGAAGCGGTAGGGTTTATCGCTCATCCATAA
- the yiiM gene encoding 6-hydroxyaminopurine reductase — MYYPQVYRGKILSSETLGFSAINKLVVNGRLQLTSLGLEGDEQAETRFHGGPDRALCHYPREHYLFWRRQFPELTELFASPLFGENISTESLTEDNVYIGDIFQWDEALIQVTQPRSPCYKLNLVTNISDFAAMMQNNGRCGWLYRVISSGLVSAGEPIKLLSRNSDVSVKEALSIAFHNPFDEELYRRLMGAAGLSASWNLTMQKRILYGKIEDFNRRLFGNKNNAKE; from the coding sequence ATGTATTACCCACAAGTATATCGAGGCAAAATATTATCGTCAGAAACGCTGGGTTTTAGTGCGATCAATAAGCTGGTGGTGAATGGCCGCTTACAGTTAACCTCTCTTGGGCTGGAAGGGGATGAGCAAGCGGAAACGCGTTTTCACGGTGGGCCTGATCGGGCGCTTTGCCATTATCCAAGAGAGCATTACCTATTTTGGCGGAGGCAATTCCCTGAATTGACCGAATTGTTTGCATCCCCTCTGTTTGGAGAAAATATATCCACAGAAAGTCTGACAGAAGATAATGTCTATATTGGTGATATTTTCCAATGGGATGAAGCTTTGATTCAAGTCACTCAGCCGCGTTCTCCTTGTTATAAACTCAATCTTGTTACAAATATCAGTGATTTTGCTGCGATGATGCAAAATAATGGTCGTTGTGGCTGGTTATACCGGGTTATCTCTTCTGGTTTGGTCAGTGCGGGTGAACCGATAAAATTGTTAAGCCGCAATAGTGATGTTTCGGTTAAGGAAGCCTTATCCATTGCTTTTCATAACCCCTTTGATGAAGAGCTGTATCGTCGCTTAATGGGGGCTGCTGGATTGTCTGCAAGTTGGAATCTGACAATGCAAAAAAGGATATTGTATGGAAAAATTGAAGATTTTAATCGTCGCTTATTTGGGAATAAAAATAATGCCAAAGAATAA